In Actinomyces radicidentis, one genomic interval encodes:
- a CDS encoding glycosyltransferase, with product MALSTGNTVRCVEIDWARPEALRAVEELDVADDWLLLLRAGDEVEPGALASVTSFGEALGADLVTADRVEGGEIHRVQRWSSSLFEQLPYVGRALVARSRLLAAVARETTDGGRWESEWDLQLHLVEHAEQPRHCPVTLLRQTTPVGTGGVGGRLRSLRRHLNATGRPRSVARISLAGPATPRVRPPSTHRWPEVSAIVPTAFARRPLADGAEAVLVEQLLECLTLATDDGVSLEVVLVVGEQAPDASIASARAIAETAGLDVVVVRTTGPFNFSKAVNEGARAAHGEVLLLLNDDVQPIASGWLPEMLGALAQPGVTAAGARLLFDDGRIQHVGVVVPPDGPPFHPQIFERDDPLDPLAHADVDYVAVTGACLLTRHADFDAVGGMEESLPLNFNDVDLCLRLGRAGGRIVCVNAARLIHRESSTREAVLTSSETSRALQWRDGAVSDPHVEYWG from the coding sequence GTGGCGCTGTCAACGGGGAACACGGTCCGGTGCGTCGAGATCGACTGGGCGCGGCCCGAGGCCCTGCGAGCCGTGGAGGAGCTGGACGTCGCGGACGACTGGCTGCTCCTGCTGCGGGCGGGAGACGAGGTGGAGCCCGGCGCGCTGGCGTCAGTGACGAGCTTCGGGGAGGCTCTCGGCGCCGACCTCGTCACCGCTGACCGGGTCGAGGGCGGTGAGATCCACCGGGTCCAGCGCTGGAGCAGCTCCCTGTTCGAACAGCTTCCCTACGTCGGCCGCGCACTGGTTGCTCGTTCCCGGCTCCTGGCTGCCGTCGCGCGAGAGACCACCGACGGTGGGCGCTGGGAGTCGGAGTGGGATCTGCAGCTGCACCTCGTTGAGCACGCGGAGCAGCCACGCCACTGTCCGGTGACCCTCCTCCGCCAGACCACCCCCGTGGGTACCGGGGGCGTCGGCGGAAGGCTGCGGAGCCTGCGACGACACCTCAACGCGACGGGGCGTCCCCGCTCGGTCGCACGGATCTCGCTCGCCGGCCCGGCCACACCACGGGTGCGCCCACCGAGCACCCACCGCTGGCCTGAGGTCTCGGCCATCGTGCCGACCGCCTTCGCCCGTCGCCCGCTCGCCGACGGTGCCGAGGCAGTCCTCGTCGAGCAGCTGCTCGAGTGCCTGACCCTGGCGACTGATGACGGGGTGTCCCTCGAGGTGGTCCTCGTCGTCGGCGAGCAGGCGCCGGACGCCTCGATCGCCTCCGCCCGGGCCATCGCGGAGACGGCGGGGCTCGACGTCGTCGTGGTCCGGACCACCGGCCCGTTCAACTTCTCGAAGGCGGTCAATGAGGGCGCACGAGCCGCCCACGGCGAGGTGCTGCTCCTCCTCAATGACGACGTCCAGCCCATCGCCTCCGGCTGGCTCCCCGAGATGCTCGGAGCCTTGGCGCAGCCGGGTGTCACGGCGGCAGGCGCTCGGCTCCTGTTCGACGACGGGCGCATCCAGCACGTGGGCGTGGTCGTCCCACCGGACGGGCCTCCCTTTCACCCTCAGATCTTTGAGAGGGATGACCCGTTGGACCCGCTCGCCCACGCTGACGTCGACTACGTCGCCGTAACGGGAGCGTGCCTTCTCACGCGCCACGCGGACTTCGACGCGGTGGGCGGGATGGAGGAGTCCCTGCCTCTCAACTTCAACGACGTCGATCTGTGCCTGCGGCTGGGGCGGGCCGGAGGTCGGATCGTCTGCGTCAACGCGGCGCGTCTCATCCACCGGGAGTCGTCAACCCGGGAGGCTGTCCTGACCTCCTCGGAGACGTCCCGGGCGCTCCAGTGGCGCGACGGCGCGGTCAGTGACCCGCACGTCGAGTACTGGGGCTAG
- a CDS encoding glycosyltransferase: MRIAQVSAHYPPNFVSGGTLVPQRVARYVAEAGHESFVFAGYLDDGRQPLETWDEDDGQGVHVTWVVTTPWTAWTDPLNFDNPAVTEVFEAWLDRVQPDVVHVHSLQTLGVGLIEAAHERGARVIVTMHDFWWFCSRQFLVDESMVPCSLVVDCGTCGCASGRSSSRRAARLREALRSVDLVLAPSEAARQVFAANGVDPDRLLVNENGLPDDQLTRLGTTPRRRRGSGPLRIMYAGGTQPMKGFEVLCESARTLGDRPGIEVDAYGVGERSVPGTPRWFRPLPPYSPDDLLSVLDEHDVLVLPSVMRESHSILTREALAAGLAVICTDTLGPEAVVRDGVNGHVVPAGDAAALAEVLGRLADDPAASRLLTGQGPASPIRAFTDQAEQLVTIYSQADDGARAATAVPEDVYRAQARLLREVLFIVGIDGAPLRYRVHLPAEALAGLGHRSLIRHYRDPRLVEEVRDADAIVLYRVPATDQVLQVVDAAKERRVPVLYDVDDLIFDPALRGTLPGLSRLAPEEEALWWHGVDRYRTTLEACDGFIGSTAELCAQATRLSGLPAYRFSNGVGRILAQASDQAVRDVPSAAADGSVSIGYFSGTDTHDADWAVLEPAILAVMRRHPEVRLRLGGHLAETPALAAMTDRVDRQPFVPWQRLPRLLRETDVNLAPLAGETVFNESKSAIKWLEAALVARPTIASPTTPFTEAIEHGRTGFLASTTDEWERCLEALVSSRSLRAQVGAAARRKALLTWSPALQGRVYEELLVRAALDVRVHGHREASRWTPVADSEPFSVVDAVVDPYLPLPEDRGRMLRGERARRLARLTRRTRTVIRHEGVRGVATRARRRLKG; this comes from the coding sequence ATGCGCATCGCCCAGGTCTCCGCTCACTACCCGCCGAACTTCGTCTCCGGCGGAACGCTCGTCCCGCAGCGCGTCGCGCGGTACGTCGCTGAGGCCGGCCACGAGTCATTCGTCTTCGCCGGCTACCTGGACGACGGTCGGCAGCCGCTTGAGACCTGGGACGAGGACGACGGTCAGGGCGTCCACGTGACCTGGGTCGTGACGACGCCGTGGACCGCGTGGACGGATCCGCTCAACTTCGACAACCCCGCTGTGACGGAGGTGTTCGAGGCGTGGCTCGACCGGGTTCAGCCTGACGTCGTGCACGTCCACTCCCTCCAGACGCTCGGCGTCGGCCTGATTGAGGCGGCGCACGAGCGAGGTGCACGAGTGATCGTGACCATGCACGACTTCTGGTGGTTCTGCTCCCGGCAGTTCCTCGTCGATGAGTCGATGGTGCCGTGCAGCCTCGTCGTCGACTGCGGAACCTGTGGCTGCGCCTCCGGCCGGAGCAGCAGCCGGCGCGCCGCACGGTTGCGGGAGGCGCTTCGCTCCGTCGACCTCGTCCTCGCGCCGTCAGAGGCCGCCAGGCAGGTCTTCGCAGCCAACGGTGTCGACCCGGACCGCCTGCTCGTCAACGAGAACGGGCTGCCCGATGACCAGCTGACGAGGCTCGGTACCACGCCGCGGCGACGCCGCGGGAGCGGCCCGCTGAGGATCATGTACGCCGGAGGCACGCAGCCCATGAAGGGCTTCGAGGTGCTGTGCGAGTCTGCGCGGACCCTCGGCGACCGCCCCGGCATCGAGGTCGACGCCTACGGGGTGGGGGAGAGGTCCGTCCCGGGCACGCCTCGCTGGTTCCGCCCCCTACCTCCCTACTCACCCGACGACCTCCTGTCCGTCCTCGACGAGCATGACGTCCTCGTGCTCCCCTCGGTCATGAGGGAGTCGCACTCGATCCTCACCCGCGAGGCGCTCGCCGCGGGACTCGCCGTCATCTGCACCGACACGCTCGGCCCGGAGGCCGTCGTCAGGGACGGAGTGAACGGACACGTCGTCCCTGCTGGAGACGCTGCGGCGCTCGCTGAGGTGCTGGGGCGCCTCGCCGACGACCCCGCCGCGTCGCGCCTGCTGACGGGACAGGGGCCCGCGTCCCCCATCCGGGCCTTCACGGATCAGGCTGAGCAGCTCGTCACGATCTACTCGCAGGCCGACGACGGTGCTCGCGCTGCGACGGCTGTCCCGGAGGACGTCTACAGGGCGCAGGCACGTCTGCTGCGCGAGGTCCTCTTCATCGTCGGCATCGACGGAGCGCCCTTGCGCTACCGGGTCCATCTCCCCGCCGAGGCTCTCGCTGGCCTGGGCCACAGGTCGCTCATTCGTCACTACCGCGACCCCCGGCTCGTGGAGGAGGTGCGTGACGCCGACGCGATCGTGCTGTACCGGGTCCCCGCGACGGACCAGGTGCTCCAGGTCGTTGACGCGGCCAAGGAGCGACGCGTCCCGGTGCTCTACGACGTCGACGACCTCATCTTCGACCCCGCTCTCCGCGGGACGCTGCCCGGTCTGTCTCGCCTCGCTCCGGAGGAGGAGGCTCTGTGGTGGCACGGCGTCGACCGCTATCGCACGACTCTGGAGGCCTGCGACGGATTCATCGGGTCGACGGCCGAGCTGTGCGCGCAGGCGACTCGTCTGTCCGGCCTGCCCGCGTACCGCTTCTCGAACGGTGTCGGTCGGATCCTGGCGCAGGCCTCGGACCAGGCGGTGCGTGACGTCCCCTCCGCGGCCGCCGACGGTTCTGTCTCGATCGGGTACTTCTCCGGCACGGACACCCACGACGCTGACTGGGCGGTCCTCGAGCCGGCGATCCTCGCCGTCATGCGTCGCCACCCCGAGGTCCGTCTGCGTCTTGGAGGGCACCTGGCTGAGACGCCGGCGCTCGCCGCGATGACTGACCGGGTCGACCGGCAGCCATTCGTACCGTGGCAACGCCTGCCCCGACTCCTGCGGGAGACGGACGTCAACCTCGCCCCCCTGGCAGGGGAGACGGTCTTCAACGAGTCAAAGTCGGCCATCAAGTGGCTCGAGGCCGCTCTCGTAGCCAGACCCACCATCGCGAGTCCGACGACGCCCTTCACCGAGGCCATCGAGCACGGGCGAACGGGATTCCTCGCGTCGACCACCGACGAGTGGGAGAGGTGCCTCGAGGCGCTCGTCTCCTCGCGGAGCCTGCGGGCCCAGGTCGGAGCAGCGGCGCGCAGGAAGGCTCTCCTCACGTGGTCCCCGGCCCTCCAGGGGCGCGTGTACGAGGAGCTCCTCGTGCGTGCGGCGCTCGACGTCCGGGTCCACGGGCACCGGGAAGCGTCCCGGTGGACCCCGGTGGCGGACTCCGAGCCCTTCTCCGTCGTCGACGCCGTCGTCGACCCCTACCTGCCCCTGCCGGAGGACCGCGGCCGGATGCTGCGTGGTGAGCGGGCGCGCCGCCTTGCCAGGCTCACCCGGCGGACCCGGACGGTCATCCGTCACGAGGGCGTCCGGGGCGTGGCGACCAGGGCCCGGAGGCGTCTCAAGGGGTGA